The Cuculus canorus isolate bCucCan1 chromosome 5, bCucCan1.pri, whole genome shotgun sequence genome window below encodes:
- the TPH1 gene encoding tryptophan 5-hydroxylase 1 yields the protein MRGGSRPSIKRLWGCRCCGSRRISAHPGHASRLSGGGAAQSNCLMIDDNKENEDHASEGGRTAIIFSLKNEVGGLVKALKLFQEKHVNLVHIESRKSKRRNSEFEIFVDCDSNREQLNDIFQLLKSHVNIVSVNPTERFNVQEDDMENVPWFPKKISDLDKCANRVLMYGSDLDADHPGFKDNVYRKRRKYFADLAMNYKHGDPIPKIEFTEEEIKTWGAVYRELNKLYPTHACREYLKNLPLLTKYCGYREDNIPQLEDVSRFLKERTGFTIRPVAGYLSPRDFLAGLAFRVFHCTQYVRHSSDPLYTPEPDTCHELLGHVPLLAEPSFAQFSQEIGLASLGASDEAVQKLATCYFFTVEFGLCKQEGQLRVYGAGLLSSISELRHSLSGSAKVKPFDPKVTCKQECLITTFQEVYFVSESFEEAKEKMREFAKTIKRPFGVKYNPYTQSVQILKDMKSIASVVNELRHELDVVSDALSKMGKQLEV from the exons ATGAGGGGCGGCTCTCGCCCCTCCATAAAGCGGCTCTGGGGCTGCCGGTGCTGTGGATCCCGGCGCATCTCGGCACACCCCGGCCACGCATCGCGGCTTTCCGGAGGCGGCGCAGCTCAG TCAAATTGCCTGATGATTGATGATAATAAAGAGAATGAAGACCATGCATctgaaggaggaagaacagccatcattttttccttgaagaatgAAGTTGGAGGACTTGTAAAGGCCTTAAAACTCTTTCAG GAGAAGCATGTAAATCTGGTACACATTGAGTCACGGAAGTCCAAGAGGCGAAATTCTGAGTTTGAGATCTTTGTGGATTGTGACAGTAACAGGGAGCAGCTGAATGACATCTTCCAGCTCCTGAAATCTCATGTCAACATTGTCTCTGTGAACCCAACAGAGCGTTTCAATGTTCAGGAAGATG ACATGGAGAATGTTCCCTGGTTTCCAAAGAAGATTTCAGATTTGGATAAGTGTGCAAACAGAGTGCTGATGTACGGGTCCGATTTGGATGCTGACCATCCA ggTTTCAAAGACAATGTCTATCGCAAGAGGCGAAAGTATTTTGCAGACCTGGCTATGAACTACAAACA TGGTGACCCAATTCCCAAGATTGAATTCACTGAGGAAGAGATAAAGACTTGGGGGGCTGTGTACCGAGAGCTTAACAAGCTTTACCCAACTCATGCCTGCAGAGAGTACCTTAAAAACTTACCCTTGCTCACAAAGTACTGTGGATACAGGGAAGACAATATTCCCCAGCTAGAAGACGTGTCACGCTTCCTGAAAG AGCGCACGGGTTTCACCATTCGCCCTGTTGCCGGATATCTATCGCCCAGAGACTTCTTGGCAGGATTAGCATTCAGAGTTTTTCACTGCACTCAATATGTTAGACACAGCTCAGACCCTCTCTATACACCAGAGCC tgatacTTGCCATGAACTCCTAGGCCATGTCCCTCTTTTGGCTGAACCCAGTTTTGCTCAGTTCTCCCAGGAAATTGGTCTTGCATCCCTTGGGGCATCAGATGAGGCTGTCCAAAAACTGGCAACA tgCTATTTCTTCACTGTAGAGTTTGGCTTGTGCAAGCAAGAGGGACAGTTAAGAGTTTATGGGGCTGGCTTGCTCTCCTCAATTAGTGAGCTCAGG CACTCACTCTCTGGCAGTGCCAAAGTCAAGCCTTTTGATCCAAAGGTCACCTGCAAGCAAGAATGCCTCATTACAACTTTCCAGGAGGTTTACtttgtttctgaaagctttgaagaagcaaaggaaaagatgag AGAGTTTGCAAAAACCATCAAGCGTCCATTTGGTGTGAAGTACAATCCATATACTCAAAGCGTGCAGATCCTGAAAGACATGAAGAGCATTGCCAGTGTGGTGAATGAGCTACGCCATGAGCTGGATGTTGTCAGCGATGCCCTCAGCAAGATGGGCAAGCAGCTGGAAGTTTAA